A region of the Longimicrobiaceae bacterium genome:
CTACTCCATGGAGATGAAGCGGCGCGGGGCCGAGCGCGTGGTGGGGATCGACAGCGAGGACCTGTACCTGGAGCAGGCCCGCTTCGCCGCGGAGGTCAACGGGCTGGACGTCGAGTACCGCAAGCTCTCCGTGTACGACGTGGGCCGGCTGGGGGAGAAGTTCGACTTCGTCATCTTCATGGGGGTGCTCTACCACCTGCGGCACCCGCTCCTGGCGCTCGACCTGCTGCGGGAGCACGTGGTGGGCGACCTGCTGCTCTTCCAGAGCATGCAGCGCGGGAGCCGGGAGGTGGAGCCGCTGGAGCCGGACTACCCCTTCGCGGAGACGGAGGTGTTCGACCGCCCCGACTACCCCAAGATGCACTTTGTGGAGCGCCGCTACACGGGCGACCCCACCAACTGGTGGATCCCCAACGCCGCCTGCGCCGAGGCCATGCTGCGCAGCGCCGGGTTCCGCGTCGTGGAGCACCCCGAGGACGAGGTCTACCTGTGCCGTGTGACGGAGCTCCCGGACGCGGAGCCGCGCGCCGTCTACCCCGCCCGGGGGAGGTAGGCCGGTGGTCGAGGCGGTGATGATCTGGAACGAGCCGAACAACACTTCGCACTGGGACTTCGGGATCGACGAAGGGTGGCGCACCTTCGCGGAGATGACCCGGGAGACGGCGCGCGCGGTGGCGGCGGAGAACCCGCGGGTGCTCAGGGTGCTGGGGGGGATCTCCCCCATCGACCCGTGGTTCATCCGCAACATGCGCGAGCAGGGGGTGCTGGACGTGCTCGACGTGGTGGCGGTGCACGGGTTCCCGCTGGACTGGAACCTGTGGATGATCGAGGAGTGGCCGGAGAAGCTGGCGGCCGTCCGTGCGGAGACGGAGCTCCCCGTGTGGGTGTCGGAGGTGGGGGTCTCCACCTTCGCGGCGGAGGAGACGCAGGAGTACGGGCTGCTGCGGACCGCGGAGCTGCTCCTGGGGCAGGTGGGGCGGATCCACTGGTACTCGCTCTTCGACCTCCCCCGCGCATGGGGGGCCACCACCCGCCACAGGGAGCGCGAGGGGTCGTCGTACTTCCGGCACTTCCACATGGGGCTCTTCGGCCCGGACGGGAGGCCCAAGCGGGCGCAGCGCCGCTTCGCGGAGTTCACCCCGGAGATGGGGGTCTGCCAGTGGTTCCACTTCGAGGACCCGCGGCTGGACCATGCCGTGCGCTGCCTGCGCGACCTGGGGGTGAAGAAGCTCCGTACCGGGCTGAGCTGGTCGGACGACCACCGTCCGGAGGCGGAGCGCTGGTTCGACCGGCAGATGCGGGCGCTGGAGGAGTTCGACGTCACCGTGACCTTCTGCTTCACGCCCGAGCACGCCGGCGTCGTCCCGCACTACACCAGCCCGCCCAGGCGCATCGAGGAGTTCGCGGACTTCTGCGCGCGGATGACACGGCGCTATGCCACCTGACACGGGCGAGGTGATGGACTTCCTGCGCGGGGCCGGTCACTTCGCCGGCCCCGCGCTCGTCTTCGCCGCCCACCCGGACGACGAGACCGTGGGCGCGTCGTCGCTCCTGCCACGGCTTCCGGAGGTGACGATCGTCCACGTCACCGACGGGGCCCCGCGCGACCGGCGGTGGTGGGGGGCGCCGGAGACGGCCTCGCGCGAGGAGTACGCCCGCGTCCGCCGGGAGGAGCTGCGCGCCGCGCTGGCGCTCGCCGGGATCAGTCCGGGGCGGCTCCGCACGCTGCGCCTGGCCGACCAGGAGGCGTCGCTCGACCTGGCGGGGCTGGCGCGGCGGGCGGCGGAGGTGCTGCGGGAGCTGCGTCCCGCGCTGGTTCTGACCCACCCGTACGAGGGCGGGCACCCGGACCACGACGCGGCGGCATTCGCCATGCGTTCCGCTCTATACCTCCTCCGTGCGGAGGGGGCCGCCCTCCCGGCGCTGGTGGAGTTCGCCTCCTACCACGCGCGGAGCGAGGGGCTGGCGACGTGCGAGTTCCTTCCCGCGGCGGGAGGGGAGGAGGTGGAGGCCGTGCTGACCGAGACGGAGAGGACCCGGAAGGAGGCGATGCTGGCCTGCTTCGCCACGCAGCGGGAAACGCTGGCCCGGTTCCCCACGGACCGGGAGCAGTTCCGCGCCGCGCCCGCGTACGACTTCACCCGGCCGCCGCACGCCGGGACGCTCAACTACGAGCGCTTCGGCTGGGGGTGCACGGGCGCCGAGTGGCGGGCCCGGGCGCGGGAGGCGCTGGAGGCGCTCGGGACCGGGGAGGCCCCGTGCTGACCGTGCTGAGCGTGGCGTACGCCTTCGCCGGGGTGGGGGCGGGCGCGGTGGGGGGGGCCGAGCAGGTCCTCTTCCAGCTGGACGCGGCGCTGGTTCGGGCGGGGCACCGCTCGCTGGTGGTGGCGCAGGAGGGATCCGAGGTCGCGGGGGAGCTCGTCGCCACCCCCGGGCACGAGGGGGCCATCACGGAGCAGGCGCAGCGGGTGCCGTGGGCGCGCCACCGTGCGGCGATTCGCGACGCGCTGGAGCGGCACCCGGTGGACCTGGTGCACCTGCACGGGATCGACTTCCCGGAGTACCTCCCGCCCCCGGGCGTCCCGGTGCTGGCCACGCTGCACCTGCCGCCCTCCTGGTACCCCGCGGAGGTGTTCCGGACGGCCCGCCGGGACACCTGGCTGCACTGCGTCTCCGAGGCGCAGCAGCGCGCCTGCCCGCCCTCCGCCGCGCTCCTCCCGCACATCGCCAACGGGGTCCCCGTGGACCGCCTGGCCGCGCGCCACGCCCGCCGCTCTTTCGCCGTGGCGCTGGGGCGGGTCTGCCCGGAGAAGGGGTTCCACCACGCGCTGGAGGCGGCGCGCGGCGCCGGGGTGCCGCTCCTGATCGGCGGGAAGGTGTTCCCGTACGAGGAGCACGAGCGCTACTTCGCGCGGGAGGTCCGGCCGCGGCTGGACCGGAGCCGCCGCTTCCTGGGGCCGCTGGACTTCGCGCGGAAGCGCCGCTGCCTGAACGCCGCCCACTGCCTCCTGGTCCCCAGCCGCGCCCCCGAGACCAGCTCGCTGGTGGCGATGAAGGGGCTGGCCTGCGGGACGCCGGTGATCGCCTTCCGGTCCGGCGCCCTCCCGGAGATCGTGGAGCACGGGCGCACCGGCTTCCTGGTGGACGACGTGCGGGAGATGGCCGACGCGATCCCCGCGGTGGACACGCTGGACCGGGAGGAGTGCCGCGCCGCCGCCCGGGAGCGCTTCTCCCTGCAGGCCATGACGGATCGGTACCTGGAGCTGTACACCCGCGTCTCGGCCGGCACGGTCGGTGGCCGCGGTGCGGAGGGGGCGCGTGCCGACGCTGCTTGAGGCGGGCGCCGCGCTCCGCGTGGAGGAGCTGACCGCCACCGCGGAGCTGGAGGCGCTCCGGGCCGAGTGGTCGGCGCTCTGGGACCGCTCCCCGGACGCCACGCCCTTCCAGTCGCCCGAGTGGCTCCTCCCCTGGTGGCGCCGCTTCGGCGGGGAGGGGCTGTGGACGCTGGCGCTGCGGCGGGACGGCCGCCTCGTGGGCCTCGCCCCCTTCTTCGTCTACACGGACCCGGAGAGCGGGACGCGGCAGGTCACGCTGGTGGGGAACGGGATCACGGACCACCTGGACGTCCTGGTGGACCCGGAGGTCCGCGGAGGCGCCGGGGCCTTTCTCTCGTACCTGGCGGCGCACCACGACCGCTGGGACACCTGCGACTTCCGCGACCTCCCCGCGGCCTCGCCGCTTCTCAGGGCTCCGCTCCCGGACGGGCTGTCGGAGTGCGTCGAGGAGGAGGAGCCCTGTCCCACGGCCGCGCTCCCGGACTCCGTGGAGGGGCTGGCGGAGACCGTCCCTGGGAAGCTGCTGACGAACCTGCGCTATCGGCACCGGCGCGCCGGCAAGGCCGGGGAGGTCCGCTTCGAGGCGGCGGACCGTGAAAGCCTGGACGAGACCTTCGACGCGCTCCTGCGCCTGCACCGCGCGCGCTGGACGGAGCGGGGGGAGGACGGCGTGCTGCACGACCCCGGGGTGGCGGACTTCCACCGGGACGTGGCCGCAGGGTTCCTGGCGCGTGGCTGGCTGCGCCTGCACGCTCTCCGCGTCGGGGGCGCGACGGTGGCCGTCCACTACGGCTTCGCGGCCCGGGGCCGGGGGTATTCCTACATCAGCGGCTTCGACCCGGAGTGGGACAAGGTGAGCCCTGGAGGGCTGATCGTTCGGCACGCGGTGGAGGAAGCGGTGCGGGAGGGTGCGCGGAGTTCGACTTCCTCCGCGGCCGGGAGGACTACAAGTACGCCTGGGGCACGGAGGACCGGCCGCAGAAGAGGAGAAGAGTGCGAAAGTGCCGGAGTGCGGGAGTGCGAAAGTGAAGCGCGACGAGGACGGCGAGGCGGAAACGTTCGACCGGTTCACCCGGCCGGTGGAGGTGGTGATCCGCACCTGCCGGGAGGACGACCTGGAAGGGCTGGAATGGTTCGGGATGTTCACCCCGCACCGGGAGATCATCCACGAGGCGTTCGCCATGCAGCGGCGCGGGGAGAACCTGATGCTGGTGGCGGAGGCGAACCGCTTCCCCGTGGGCCAGGCCTGGATCAACCTCCGGGCGCGCGCGCTGCTCGGCACCGGGCTCCTCTGGGCGGTGCGGGTGCTCCCCCCCTTCCAGGGGATGGGGATCGGCTCGCGGCTCCTGGCCGCGGCGGAGGAGGCGCTGCGCGCGCGAGGCTTTGCCCGGGCGGAGATCGGGGTCGAAAAGGACAACCCGGACGCCCGCCGCCTCTACGAGCGGGTGGGGTACCGGGTGGTGCGCGAGGAGTACGAGGAGTACGAGTACACCACGCCGGAGGGGACGCACCACCGCGTCCCCGTGGACCAGTGGTTCCTGCAGAAGGAATTGTCGCCCCGCGGCGCGGACCCGGGCGGCCCCACGTCGGACGGAGGGGAGGGATGACGCAGGGACGGAAGGTGGGGATCCGGTGGACCATCGGCGACGTGACGCCGGAGGGGTTCGAGGCGCTGCGGCTCGCCGTCTGGGGCGGGTGGAAGGTGTTCGGGCCGGAGGCGGCGTACACCGTCTGCGTGAACTCCGTCCCGCTGGAGGAGGCGCGCGAGCGCACCGGCCGCCTCCCGGACGGGGTCCGCTGGCTGAAGGCGTCCGGCCGCCTCCCGGAGTGGGTCCTCCCCCACTGCGACCTGGACAACATGGTGGAGGGGAAGGCGTGGAAGTTCGATCCCCTCCAGGTCTACCCCGACCGCTGGGAGATCTCCTTCGACAACGACTGCATCCTGTGGGAGATGCCGGAGTCCATCCGGGCGTGGCTGGAGGCCGGAGACCGGGAGCGCTGCCTGATCGCCGCGGACGTGACGCCGGCGCACGGGCAGTTCGCGCGCTACGCGGGCGACGAGCCCAGGAACTCGGGGATCCGCGGCATCCCGCCGGGGTTCGACTTCGAGGGCGAGATGCGGGCGCTCCTGCGCGAGAACCCGGTGGTGATGAGCTCGGAGCTGGACGAGCAGGGACTGCAGGTGGCCGCGGCCTCGCGCCGCAAGCCGCCGGTGGTGGTCCGGGTGGAGGAGGTGGCCATCACCTCCCCCTTCCCGCCGCACCTTCCCGGGCCCGGCCGGTACGGCGCCCACTTCGTGGGGCTGAACGAGCGGTCGCTCCCGTGGGACTACTACGGCCGCCCCGCCACGGAGTGCCTGCGCGAGCACTGGCAGCGGCACCGCGACGCGCTGTACGAGCGGGTGGGGATCCCCTCGGCGGCGGGGCGATGAGCACGGCCAGGAACGTCGCCCGAGCCCGGCCGCGGCCCGCCCCGACCCGCTCCTCCCCCCCCGACGCGTCCCCGGCGCTCCCCTGGATCCAGGTGGCGCCCGGCGCGCCGTACTTCGTCACCGAGCACGGGGAGCCCTGGACGCCCATCGGCCAGAACGACGCCATCACCTGGCCCGAGCTGGCGGGGCTCTTCCGCCGCCGCGACCTCCCCGGCGTGGAGGCGCACCTGCGCTGGCTGCGGGAGCACGGCGTCACGGTGCTGCGGCTGATGCTGGAGTACGTGCACCGGGAGCACCGCTACCTGGAGCGGCCGGCGGGCGTCTTCCAGCCCAACATGGTGCGCCTCTGGGATGACCTGTTCGCGCTCTGCGAGCGGACGGGGATGCGGATCCTGCTCACCCCGTTCGACACCTTCTTCACCTGGATCCGCTGGCACCAGCACCCCTACAACCGCAGGAACGGCGGGCCGTGCGCGGACCGCACGCAGCTCCTGGTCTGTCCCGCGACCCGCGAGGCCGTCAAGCGGCGCCTGGCCTTCGCGACGGAGCGCTGGGGGGGGAGCGGCGCGCTCTTCGCCTGGGACCTGTGGAACGAGTTCCACCCCGCGCAGGGCGACTGGCGCTTCCACGAGTTCCACGACGTCATCGCCGACCTGAGCCGCTTCCTCCGCGGCCTGGAGCTGCGCCTGCACGGCCGCGCCCATCCCCAGACGGTCTCCGTGTTCGGGCCGGAGCTGATCTCGCACCCGGCGCTGGTGGACCCCATCCTCCGCCACCCGGATCTGGACGTCGCCAACAGCCACTTCTACGAGAAGGGGACCATCGACGACCCGCGCGACACCGTCGCCCCTGCGCTCAGCACGGGGCGGCTGACGCGCGCCGCGCTGGCGGAGACCCCGGACCTGCGCCCCTTCTTCGACAGCGAGCACGGGCCGATCCACGCCTTCAAGGACCGGCACCGCATCCTCCCCGAGCCGTTCGACGACGAGTACTTCCGCCACATGCAGTGGGCGCACTTCGCCTCCGGCGGGGCCGGGGGCGGGATGCGCTGGCCCAACCGCCACCCGCACGTGCTGACGCCGGGCATGCGCCGGGCCCAGCGCGCGCTGGCGGACTTCCTCCCGCTGATCGACTGGACCCGTTTCCGCCGCCGCAACCTCAACGAGGAGCTGGAGGTCTCCGTGCCCACGCTGGCGCGCTTCGCCTGCGGGGACGACGGCCAGGCGGTGGTGTGGCTGCTGCGCACGGACACCCTCGGCCGGGACGGACGGCTGCGGCGCGACGTGGAGCCGTGCACCTGCGAGGTGCGCGTGCCGGGGCTCGCCGCGGGGCGCTGCCGCGTCACCGCCTGGGACACCGACGCCGGCCAGGTCGCAGGCGAATGGGAGGCGGAGGCGGCGCCCGGGGAGGACGGGCTGCGGCTGCAGGTGCCGCCGTTCGCCGCGGACCTCGCGCTGGCGGTGCAGCGGGTGGGGTGAATGCCCGGAAGCCGCGGGCGGCGCCTCCCACCCACCGCCTCTACTGGTGGAGGTACACGGCCCCGTAGCTGGAGGGCACCCGCACCGGCTTCCACTCGCCGTCCTGCTGCACCTGCACGGAGGGCCGGTGGCCGTCGGCCTCGTCGATGAGCTCCCGCCAGCTCCCCGCCGCCGGCCACGGGATCCAGGCGTCCACGTCGCGGTCCGAGAAGTTCAGGACCACGACCATGTCCTCCGCGGGAGCGCCGTCGCGGGGCTCGGCCCTGCGCCGGTACGCGACGATCCCGTTGCGCCGGTGGAAGGGGTCGTCGTAGTAGTACAGGTAGCCGCGGCTCTGCAGCGCGCGGTAGCGAGACCGCAGCGAGGCCATGATGCGGTAGAGCCGGATCAGCGCCTTCCCCATCGGATCGTAGAAGTACTCCCAGTGCAGCGGCCGGCTGAGCAGCACCCGCCCCAGCCCGCCGGAGGGAACGCTCCAGTTCTCGCCGAACTCCTGCCCGTGCCAGAGCATCGGGACGCCCTTGCACGTGTACAGGGCGATCACGTACGGCTGCGTCCGGTAGAACTGGCCGCGGTCGCCGTACGGCTGGTCGAGCAGGTCGCGCAGCCGCTGCTCGCCGAAGCGGTTGATGAACCGGCTGTGGTCGTGCGACTCGAGGTACTGGAACGGAGCCGCCGGGAGGACCTCGCCGGTCGCCGGGTTTCGGTAGTGGCTGGGGTAGCCGATGAGCTCCGGGTCCAGCTGGTGCGCGAACGAGACCCGGACGGGCCCGCCCGCCTGCGCGCCCGCCTCGTCGAGCAGTCCGTTCTGCCAGCAGGTGTTGGAGTACGTGGTGGAGAGGATCCCCCGCGCGTCCGGCAGGTGCTCGGCGCACTGGATGATCAGGCTGCGGCCGTCCGGCCCCGCGAAGCGGGGGAACGCCCCGGGCTGCTGCGAGTGCCGGTAGGTGTGGTGCACCAGCGCCGCGTAGCCGTTGCCGGTCGGGCCGTCGAGCATCCCGGGGACGTAGTCGTAGCGGAAGCCGTCCACGTGGTACTCCTCCAGCCAGTGCCGGTTGACGGCGAAGAAGTACTCGCGGGCGAACTCCCGGTCGTAGTCCACCCCCGCGCGCGCGAAGAACTCCTCCGCGAAGGGGCCCATCATGGGGTTCGGCTCCCCCGAGGTCTCGTACACCAGGTTGTAGGGGAATTCCGGGTGGGCGTGGGCGTACACCGCGTCCACGATGACGGCGATCCCCTGCTCGTGGCACGCGCGGACCAGGCGCTTCATCCCCTCGGGGCCTCCGTACCGGTCGTCCGGCGCGAAGTAGCCCAGCGGCGTGTACCCCCACTCGACGTCCTCCTTGACGTTGGACACCGGCATCAGCTCCAGGACGTTCACGCCCAGGCTCCGCAGGTACGGCAGCTGTGCGACGAGGCCGTCGAACGTCTCGTTGAACTCGCCGACGTGCAGCTCGTACACGATCATCCGGTCCACCTCGGGGACGCGGAACGCCCCGTCGTTCCAGTCGAACGGCTCCGGGGCGTCCTCCACGTCGAAGGCCGAAACGGTGCCCCGGCCGGCGGCCCGCCCGAACGGGTCCGCGAACCAGAAGGTCACCACCTCTTCCCCTCTCAGCAGCTGGAAGCGGTAGAGGTAGCGGCCCTCCGCGCCGAAGTTGCCCGCGGCGTCGGCCGTGAGGTCCACGGTCGTGTCCCACAGGTCGAGCGGCGAGCCCTTGTGCCAGAACAGGTCGTAGACCCGGGGCTCGATCTCCCGCACGAACTGGTCGCGCGCGTGGATGACGCGCACCCGGACTCGGTAGCCCTTGTCGTAGGTGATTCCCGGCAGGTACAGCCCGAAGCGGACCCGGCGGTGCCCCGCGGCGTCCCGGTACGGCGCTGCACCCACCTCGTTCAGGTCGATCATCGTGGCACCCTGCGTGGAGGGACTGTGGGGGCTCAGAGCGGTCTGAACTCGACGTTCCGGAACGCCATCCGCGAGCCGGGGTGGATCTGCAGTCCCACGTAGGTCGGCACGGCGTCGGTGGATGGCTGCCCGCGGTCTGGGTCGCCGTTGAGGAAGTCCGTCACCTGCACGCCGTTCAGCAGCACGGTGAAGCGGTTGCCCTCCACCCGGATCTCGTAGTCGTTCCACTCGCCCGCGGGCCGGGCGCCCTGGAGGGAGAGCGTCTGGGCCTCCACGCCGTAGATCGCGCCGGTGCGATGCCTGTCCGCTCCGTCCGGCGCGCCCAGCTCGTCGATCTGCACCTCGTAGCCGAAGTGGCTGGCCACCCAGGCGGTGTTCCGGTAGCCCTTGCTCCGCGGGTCGGGAAACCGCAGGAGCACGCCGGAATTGGCCTCGTGCCGGAAGCGCTTCCACTGCAGCTTCAGGACGTAGTCCGGCGGCATGGGCTCGGCGTGCCAGAGCAGGCCCAGGCCGGTGCCGGGGGTCGCCTCCAGGGCGCCGTCCACCACGATGAAGCGCCCCGGATTGGTCCGCCCCGCTTCCTGGCCGTTCTCGTCGCGGATCGTGGACATCCTCCACCCGCCGAGCGTTCGCCCGTCGAAGAGCAGCGTGAAGCCGGGGGTCGCCACGGGGACGTGGTGGGGCATCGTCTCCACCAGGTGAGTGGCGAGCCGCCGCGCGAAGGCGGTCCCGGTCAGCATGGGGTTCGGCGAGCCGATGGTGGGGAAGAGCATGGGCCCGGCGACGTAGGCGTTCTCCACCCCCCAGAGCCTGCAGTTCTCGTCGACCACCGAATCGTCCGGGCTCGATCCCAGCCGGAGCGTGCCGGCCTCGTGGTGCGTCGTCCCCAGGCGGTCTCGCCTGCCCCGGCGGCCCGCCTCTCCATCGAACCGGCCCTGGTCGCGGAAGGTGAAGGGCAGCTCCTGCTCCAGGTCCGACGCCGGGGTGACGGGCTTCCATCGTCCGTCGGGCATCCGGATCTCGAAGTCCTTGCCGCCCGCGAAGACTCGCGCCACCTGGTCGGAAGCCCGGTCCATGGCGTCCCACAGCTCCTCGTCCCGCGCGCTCGGCACGATCATGGCGCGCACCCGGTCCGTCCCCGGCTCCGGGACGACCCGGCTGGCCGGGTTGTCGGGCTCCATCTCGCCGATGCCGCGGATGGTGATGACGACGTGCTGGTCGTCCGCCTGGGCCACGTCCTCGAAGAAGTCGATGTCGGGCACCTTCATGAACAGCTCGACGTGGTCGTCGTCCGTGAGGTTGTCCAGCCCGGCGGAGGTGATCTGCAGGTGGAAGTACCCGGTCGCCCCGTCGCCGTCCTGGTAGCGGTGCGCCCCCTTCATCAGCAGCGCGGACGCTTGCAGCTCCCGGGGGAGGCCTCCCGGCAGCGAGCCGCGCGGGATGCGCATCACCACGTTCGATCGCAGGTGGGCCATCAGGTTGGCCCCGACGAGGTCCTGCCGGGGGAGTCCGGAGAAGGAGTTGAGCACCAGCCGCGCCGACTCGATGGTGCCCAGCGCGATCACCACCCTGGCCCCCTCGCGGACCGGGAAGGCGACGTCCGTCTCGCTCCCGTTGGCCTCCAGCCGCCGGGCGTGGATCCCGGTGACCCGCGCCTGGCCGTCGGCGCCGGGGCCGGTCTCCAGCCGGGTGACGCGGATGCGCGGGACGACCATGTACCGCTTCTTGGCGTCGTCCCCCTTCCGCTCGTTCTCACCCAGCTCCGTGCGGTCGTCCAGCAGCTCTCCCACCTCGAACTGGGCTTCGCGGGCGCTGCGGATGATCAGCGGTACGGCGCTGAACTTGTTGAACGGGAAGAAGCCCGGGCGGGGCGACTTGCTCTGCACGGCGAGCGGCGCCTCCAGCTTCATCAGCCGCTGCGTAGCGGCGGGTGTGGCGGGATCCACCCTGAGGCGCAGCTCCAGGTCGTCGAGCGGGATCGCCCCGGTGACCTTGCCGTTGTCGATTCCGGCGGCCAGACGCTGCCGCAGCACCTCGTGCAGCTCGCCGAAGATGAAGTCGTTGGTCTCGTCCACGGCGAGCTGCTGCGCCGCGCCCGGGAAGTACGTGGTCTTGAGCTCCTGGACGACGGAGTCCGGCCACCGGGTGCGGGGCATCTCCGTGTGCAGCGCGTCGTCCAGCAGCTGCGGCGACCACCCCCCGAAGAAGGCGGAGCGCCCGCCCAGCATGATTCTCAGCCCGGAGAACGCGAGGCGGGGATCGGCCTGCCACGGCACCTCCCGGACGACGGACTCGACGTCGCCGAGGACGGGGAGGTTCTGCTGGTGCTCCGGGAGGGCGAGCGGGCCCGCGTCGAGCACGAGAACGCGCCGGCTGTGGGTCGTATCGTCGAAGAAGACGTTCTGCGCCAGGATGGGGCCGAAGCTTCCACCTCCGATGACGATCACGTCGAAGGGGCGGGCATCCGGTCGATTCGTCGCCTCGGCCGCCTCCATGTCCGTGTTGCAGGTGTAGCGCCCGAGCACGTCCAGCGTGAAGTGGGTCTTCTCGACACCGATCTTTGCGGCCATGGTGCACCTCTCGGGCCGGGGGGGTGGGCGCCGCGGAGCCGGATCCGGCTGTGTCCGCGGGCGAGGGCGAGGACGGGTGGAGCGCCGACGGCAGGGCGTCCGATGCGAACAATGCGCCAGAGGGAGCGCATCGATCCGTGCACGCGAAAGTGCTGGGCAGACGGGGGAATCCCAAGGCGCGCGGCGGGAGGCCGGGCACGAGGGTGGGTCCTGGGAAGAACAGGAGTGGGACACGGCTGCCCCACCGGCGCGGGAGAAGCTCTGTCCCCTCGTCGCGGTCCGGAGCCCAGGCGCGGCCGAATCGGCTTCGGCGACGGGGCTCCGCTTCCCCACCCGCCGCCTGCTGACGCCACCGCGGGCTCAGTCCGCCTGACACCCTGTTCCCCGTGGCAATTGCCGCCCTACGATCTAGAAGAATCGGCACATAAAGTGCGGCGAGGTGGCGCACCTATCGGGAGGCCGCCGGCCCGTGTGGGCGCATGGTGTCCGGATCGAGCCCCAACCTGGACGAGGAGGTGCGTATGACACGGCTCATCAGCGCGGCAGTGGCAGCGGTGGTTCTCGCCGCTGCAGTGTTTACCCCGCCTATCGCGGCTCAGGAGGAGGATGGTACCTGCGGGAGGTGCTACGACAACTACGATGGCACCGCGCACGTGTTCGGGCATTCATGGTTCGGCAGCTACTGGTACATGCACTGTTCCGCCTTCAACAGCTGCCATTCGAACTCTCAGTACGGCAACTGTACCGGAAACCATTTTTCGTGCAGCCTCTTCGGCGTGATGCTGGTGGATGCAGTTG
Encoded here:
- a CDS encoding TIGR04290 family methyltransferase; the encoded protein is MNLAAEVEGGLSTDAIRDRVRALEPWFHNLDLRGVRTAPGHFLGDYPSFKFRRFARVIPEDLTGKTVLDIGCNAGFYSMEMKRRGAERVVGIDSEDLYLEQARFAAEVNGLDVEYRKLSVYDVGRLGEKFDFVIFMGVLYHLRHPLLALDLLREHVVGDLLLFQSMQRGSREVEPLEPDYPFAETEVFDRPDYPKMHFVERRYTGDPTNWWIPNAACAEAMLRSAGFRVVEHPEDEVYLCRVTELPDAEPRAVYPARGR
- a CDS encoding PIG-L family deacetylase — encoded protein: MPPDTGEVMDFLRGAGHFAGPALVFAAHPDDETVGASSLLPRLPEVTIVHVTDGAPRDRRWWGAPETASREEYARVRREELRAALALAGISPGRLRTLRLADQEASLDLAGLARRAAEVLRELRPALVLTHPYEGGHPDHDAAAFAMRSALYLLRAEGAALPALVEFASYHARSEGLATCEFLPAAGGEEVEAVLTETERTRKEAMLACFATQRETLARFPTDREQFRAAPAYDFTRPPHAGTLNYERFGWGCTGAEWRARAREALEALGTGEAPC
- a CDS encoding glycosyltransferase, which codes for MLTVLSVAYAFAGVGAGAVGGAEQVLFQLDAALVRAGHRSLVVAQEGSEVAGELVATPGHEGAITEQAQRVPWARHRAAIRDALERHPVDLVHLHGIDFPEYLPPPGVPVLATLHLPPSWYPAEVFRTARRDTWLHCVSEAQQRACPPSAALLPHIANGVPVDRLAARHARRSFAVALGRVCPEKGFHHALEAARGAGVPLLIGGKVFPYEEHERYFAREVRPRLDRSRRFLGPLDFARKRRCLNAAHCLLVPSRAPETSSLVAMKGLACGTPVIAFRSGALPEIVEHGRTGFLVDDVREMADAIPAVDTLDREECRAAARERFSLQAMTDRYLELYTRVSAGTVGGRGAEGARADAA
- a CDS encoding GNAT family N-acetyltransferase gives rise to the protein MKRDEDGEAETFDRFTRPVEVVIRTCREDDLEGLEWFGMFTPHREIIHEAFAMQRRGENLMLVAEANRFPVGQAWINLRARALLGTGLLWAVRVLPPFQGMGIGSRLLAAAEEALRARGFARAEIGVEKDNPDARRLYERVGYRVVREEYEEYEYTTPEGTHHRVPVDQWFLQKELSPRGADPGGPTSDGGEG
- a CDS encoding alpha-amylase family glycosyl hydrolase, translating into MIDLNEVGAAPYRDAAGHRRVRFGLYLPGITYDKGYRVRVRVIHARDQFVREIEPRVYDLFWHKGSPLDLWDTTVDLTADAAGNFGAEGRYLYRFQLLRGEEVVTFWFADPFGRAAGRGTVSAFDVEDAPEPFDWNDGAFRVPEVDRMIVYELHVGEFNETFDGLVAQLPYLRSLGVNVLELMPVSNVKEDVEWGYTPLGYFAPDDRYGGPEGMKRLVRACHEQGIAVIVDAVYAHAHPEFPYNLVYETSGEPNPMMGPFAEEFFARAGVDYDREFAREYFFAVNRHWLEEYHVDGFRYDYVPGMLDGPTGNGYAALVHHTYRHSQQPGAFPRFAGPDGRSLIIQCAEHLPDARGILSTTYSNTCWQNGLLDEAGAQAGGPVRVSFAHQLDPELIGYPSHYRNPATGEVLPAAPFQYLESHDHSRFINRFGEQRLRDLLDQPYGDRGQFYRTQPYVIALYTCKGVPMLWHGQEFGENWSVPSGGLGRVLLSRPLHWEYFYDPMGKALIRLYRIMASLRSRYRALQSRGYLYYYDDPFHRRNGIVAYRRRAEPRDGAPAEDMVVVLNFSDRDVDAWIPWPAAGSWRELIDEADGHRPSVQVQQDGEWKPVRVPSSYGAVYLHQ
- a CDS encoding family 16 glycoside hydrolase, producing the protein MAAKIGVEKTHFTLDVLGRYTCNTDMEAAEATNRPDARPFDVIVIGGGSFGPILAQNVFFDDTTHSRRVLVLDAGPLALPEHQQNLPVLGDVESVVREVPWQADPRLAFSGLRIMLGGRSAFFGGWSPQLLDDALHTEMPRTRWPDSVVQELKTTYFPGAAQQLAVDETNDFIFGELHEVLRQRLAAGIDNGKVTGAIPLDDLELRLRVDPATPAATQRLMKLEAPLAVQSKSPRPGFFPFNKFSAVPLIIRSAREAQFEVGELLDDRTELGENERKGDDAKKRYMVVPRIRVTRLETGPGADGQARVTGIHARRLEANGSETDVAFPVREGARVVIALGTIESARLVLNSFSGLPRQDLVGANLMAHLRSNVVMRIPRGSLPGGLPRELQASALLMKGAHRYQDGDGATGYFHLQITSAGLDNLTDDDHVELFMKVPDIDFFEDVAQADDQHVVITIRGIGEMEPDNPASRVVPEPGTDRVRAMIVPSARDEELWDAMDRASDQVARVFAGGKDFEIRMPDGRWKPVTPASDLEQELPFTFRDQGRFDGEAGRRGRRDRLGTTHHEAGTLRLGSSPDDSVVDENCRLWGVENAYVAGPMLFPTIGSPNPMLTGTAFARRLATHLVETMPHHVPVATPGFTLLFDGRTLGGWRMSTIRDENGQEAGRTNPGRFIVVDGALEATPGTGLGLLWHAEPMPPDYVLKLQWKRFRHEANSGVLLRFPDPRSKGYRNTAWVASHFGYEVQIDELGAPDGADRHRTGAIYGVEAQTLSLQGARPAGEWNDYEIRVEGNRFTVLLNGVQVTDFLNGDPDRGQPSTDAVPTYVGLQIHPGSRMAFRNVEFRPL